From a region of the Hemitrygon akajei chromosome 16, sHemAka1.3, whole genome shotgun sequence genome:
- the tnfaip8l1 gene encoding tumor necrosis factor alpha-induced protein 8-like protein 1 isoform X1 encodes MEEEVAKETMDVFNTKSLAMQAQKKLLGKMANKSVANIFIDDTSSDVLDELYQVTKDYTKNKKEAQKVIKNLIKVVIKLGVLYRNNQFNAEELVLVEKFRKKVHQLAMTAVSFYQIDFTFDRRVLAGILNECRELLHQAINRHLTSKSHGRVNHIFNHFADCEFLATLYGPTEPYRTHVQKLCEGINKMLEDGSI; translated from the coding sequence AGACAATGGATGTCTTCAACACCAAAAGCCTAGCCATGCAGGCACAGAAGAAACTGCTAGGGAAAATGGCCAACAAAAGTGTGGCCAATATCTTCATCGATGACACGAGCAGTGACGTCTTGGATGAACTCTACCAAGTGACCAAGGATTATACTAAAAACAAGAAGGAAGCCCAGAAGGTCATCAAAAACCTGATCAAGGTGGTGATAAAACTCGGGGTTCTCTATAGGAACAACCAGTTCAATGCAGAGGAGTTGGTGCTGGTGGAGAAGTTCCGCAAGAAAGTTCACCAGTTAGCCATGACAGCCGTCAGTTTCTACCAGATTGACTTCACCTTTGACAGGCGGGTCCTGGCAGGCATCTTGAACGAGTGCAGGGAATTGCTGCACCAAGCCATCAACCGGCACCTGACATCCAAGTCCCACGGGCGTGTCAACCACATCTTCAACCACTTTGCAGACTGTGAGTTTCTAGCAACATTGTATGGCCCCACTGAGCCCTACCGCACACACGTGCAGAAGCTTTGTGAAGGGAttaacaaaatgttggaagacgGAAGCATTTGA
- the tnfaip8l1 gene encoding tumor necrosis factor alpha-induced protein 8-like protein 1 isoform X2 — MDVFNTKSLAMQAQKKLLGKMANKSVANIFIDDTSSDVLDELYQVTKDYTKNKKEAQKVIKNLIKVVIKLGVLYRNNQFNAEELVLVEKFRKKVHQLAMTAVSFYQIDFTFDRRVLAGILNECRELLHQAINRHLTSKSHGRVNHIFNHFADCEFLATLYGPTEPYRTHVQKLCEGINKMLEDGSI, encoded by the coding sequence ATGGATGTCTTCAACACCAAAAGCCTAGCCATGCAGGCACAGAAGAAACTGCTAGGGAAAATGGCCAACAAAAGTGTGGCCAATATCTTCATCGATGACACGAGCAGTGACGTCTTGGATGAACTCTACCAAGTGACCAAGGATTATACTAAAAACAAGAAGGAAGCCCAGAAGGTCATCAAAAACCTGATCAAGGTGGTGATAAAACTCGGGGTTCTCTATAGGAACAACCAGTTCAATGCAGAGGAGTTGGTGCTGGTGGAGAAGTTCCGCAAGAAAGTTCACCAGTTAGCCATGACAGCCGTCAGTTTCTACCAGATTGACTTCACCTTTGACAGGCGGGTCCTGGCAGGCATCTTGAACGAGTGCAGGGAATTGCTGCACCAAGCCATCAACCGGCACCTGACATCCAAGTCCCACGGGCGTGTCAACCACATCTTCAACCACTTTGCAGACTGTGAGTTTCTAGCAACATTGTATGGCCCCACTGAGCCCTACCGCACACACGTGCAGAAGCTTTGTGAAGGGAttaacaaaatgttggaagacgGAAGCATTTGA